A stretch of DNA from Desulfosarcina ovata subsp. ovata:
CCCGGGCTGCAGGTATGGCCGAGGTGGCGACCGGCGTGCTACACAATGTGGGCAATGTCCTGAACAGCGCCAATGTTTCCTGCACCCTGCTCACGGATCAGCTCCGCGAGTCCCGTGTCGGCAACCTGGCCAGGGTGGCGGATATGATTTCAGAATCCGATGGGAACCTGGCCCACTTTTTCTCGGAAGACCCGCGTGGCCGGCAAATTCCGCAGTACCTTGCATCCCTCGCCATTGCGCTTTCGGATGAGCATGAGGTGATGCGACGGGAAACCGAGGCGATCCAGGGCAGGATCGGACATATCAAGGAAATCGTGGCCATGCAGCAGAGTTACGGCCGGGTTTCCGGCGTCAGCGAGACCATTTCCGCCGAACAGCTGATGGAAGATGCCCTCAAACTCAACGCCGGCGGATTGACCCGACACAAGGTTTCGGTTCGCCGGCAGTATGATTCGATACCCCCGATTACCGTGGATAAGCACGCGGTGCTGCAAATCCTTTTAAACCTGATCAACAATGCAAAATATGCCTGCACGGAAAGTGGCGAAAAAGAAAAAATCATCACGCTGAAGATTCGCAATCAACATTCCGATCGTATTCGAATACAGGTTGAGGACAACGGTGTGGGGATTTCACAGGAAAACATGCCCCATATTTTCCAACATGGATTTACGACGAAAAAATCAGGCCACGGCTTTGGTCTTCACAGCGGTGCCCTGTCCGCGCGAAAGCTCGGTGGCAATTTGAGCGCTTCCAGTAACGGCTCCGGATGCGGCGCCACCTTTAGCCTTGAATTACCCTGCCGCCCAGGAGAAAACGGATGATATCCAACAACAAACCAACCTACCGTCTTCTGGTAATTGACGATAACCCATCGATCCATGAGGATTTTCGCAAAATATTGGAAAAACCCTTGAAATCGAAAAGCGATCTGGGGGAGCTGGAATCTGCGCTTTTCGGAACCGAAATCAATACGCCGGCGATCACCCAATTTGAGATCGATTACGCGTCCCAGGGAAAGGAAGGCGTGGAATTGGTCGAGCGGGCGCTTTCGGAAGATCGCCCGTATGCGCTGGCATTCGTGGACGGCCGTATGCCCCCGGGCTGGGACGGCATCGAAACCATCAGCCATCTCTGGGAAAAATGCCCGGACCTTCAAGTCGTTCTGTGCACGGCCTATGCGGATTACTCCTGGCAGGAAATACAGCGCGAGCTGGGTGAAAGCGACAGCCTGCTGATTCTTAAAAAACCGTTCGACAACGTGGAGGTGCTTCAACTGGCCCACGCACTGACCCGCAAATGGGAGTTGAACCGTGAAATCCAGGGCCGTCTCAATCAACTGGCTTTTTTCGACAACCTGACCGGTCTGCCCAATCGGGTGCTGTTTCTCGACAGACTGGATCAGGTGCTTGAAAATGCCCGCCGCTATGACCACAAAAGCGCTCTGTTGTTCATTGACATGGACAATTTCAAACGGATCAACGACACCCTGGGGCACGGCATTGGCGACGATTTGCTGCGCACCACGGCCCAACGCCTGACCCGGTGTCTTCGGGCTTCGGATACGGTGGCGCGCACCATGGAAAATGGTATCGCCGCCCGTCTGGGGGGGGACGAATTTACGGTGATTATGCCGGTTCTGGAAAATAATGAGGATGCAACGTTGGTGGCCCAGCGGATCGAGGAGCAGCTCGCTATCCCCATGGATCTGAGCGGCCACCGGGTCACCGTCACGCCCAGCATCGGGATCGCGATCTTTCCCAAGGATGGCGAAAATGCCGAGGCACTGCTGAAAAACGCCGACCTGGCCATGTATTTTGCCAAACGAATAGGCCGGAACACATTCAAATTCTATCATGAATCCATGAATGCGTCGTTATTGAAGCGTCTGACGATCGAGAATCATCTTCGGCAGGCTATTGAAAAAGGTGAATTTACACTGCATTACCAACCTCAGGTAGAATTGGTTTCCGGACAACTGAGCGGCATGGAGGCGTTGCTTCGCTGGCATAACTCGGAACTGGGCAATGTCCCTCCCCTGGAATTCATTTCGGTTGCCGAGGAAAACGGGCTTATTCTACCTATTGGGGAATGGGTGTTGAGGGAAGCCTGCCAACAGGCAACCATTTGGATCAAGCAAGGATTGCCGCTGCAGCGCATGGCTGTCAATCTTTCGGTAAAGCAGCTTTCACAGCCCGACTTCATCGAAACGGTACAACACATTCTCATCGAAACCGGTTTGGAGGGGCATCGGCTCGAACTGGAAGTCACCGAAAGTCTTCTTGAAAGCGATCCATCCCGTTTCATCGAAACCCTTACCGCGCTTAAGGACATGAATATCCGGATTGCAGTGGATGATTTTGGCAACGGGTATTCAAACATGAGCAGAATGAAGGAAATGCCCTTTGACTGCCTTAAGATCGACCGCTCGTTTATAAACAATATCGGTAGCGGCAGCATGGGCCGATCGATTGTCAGCACGATCATCGCCATGGCGAAAACCATGGAAAAGAGGGTGATCGCCGAAGGCGTGGAAACGACCTCCCAAGTCGATTTTCTGAGGATTCAGCAATGCCATGAAGGTCAGGGTTACCTTTTCAGCCATCCGTTGTCTTCCAAGCATGCCGAGGATTTTTTACGGCAGCGCCAATCATTGTCGAATCAGAGAAATGGCACCGATGATGTAAAACCCTTTTCGTGAGCACAATTGAGCGAAACTTGAGAGTCGTTAACGCTTGGTTCAACTCGTGGTCGTTGATATATTTCATTTTACTTTTGTTTCCACCGGATAACTGTTTTCAATCCCTGCTCAGATATGATCTCCCATTTTCCTTTCAATTGCTCAACCATAAGTAAGATCAGACGCAGACCCAATGTGCGGGGCGTTTTCCACTCCAGTCCCTGGGGGATACCGACACCGTCATCCCATACGCTGACTACGATTTCGTCTTCCGCCATCAACTCGGAAGACAGGAAAATCGTTCCCTTCCTCCGGTCAGGGAAAGCGTATTTCAATGCATTGGTGACCAATTCATTGACAATCAATCCACAACAAATAGCCTGGTCGATATCCAGATGAATCTCTTTTATACTATATCGGATGGAAATATGATCGGCATCGGTTGCGTACAGCGACATTAGATTTAATACAATCTTTCGAATATAATTTTCAAATTCAATGACCGAAAAGTCTTTTGTCTGATAAAGGGTTTCATGAATCGAGGCCATGGCCATAACCCTTGTCTGGCTTTCAATCAGCGGAGTCCTGACTTTTGGATCGGTGCATTGTTTGGCCTGAAGATTCAGCATGCTTGATATGATCGCCAGATTGTTCTTTACGCGATGGTGGATTTCCTGAAGTAAAATTTCTTTTTCTTTGAGAGCTCTGTGAAGGCGCTGTTCGGTATGTTTACGATCCGTAATATCCTGGTGCATCCCTAATGCACGAACCGGCGCGCCCTTTTCGTCCCGGGTAAATACTTTCCCTGAATCAAATATCCATTTCCACTCACCGGATTTGGTACGCAGACGGTGTTCTGTCTGGTAATGGGAGGTGCGTCCCTCCAGATGGTCATTCAATCTGTCCATAACGGAGTCGACATCGTCGGGATGCATTAATTTCTCCCAACAGCTCACATTGGGTTCGATTTCATCCAAGCTGTAACCGATCATTTCCGCCCAGCGTTCGTTGAATATGACTTTGCCCGTTTTGATATTCCAGTCCCATAGCCCAAGGTTGGCTCCTTTCAAGACCAGCTCCAGCCGTTCTTCACTGCTGCGAAGTGCTTTTTCCGCGTTGTTATGCTCCACGATTTCAGTTTCCAGGCGTATTACAGACTGTTGCAACTGGGTCGTCATATTGTAGAATGATTTCGTCAATTCACTGATTTCCAGCAAATGGCTGTTATCGGAAATCTGTGTATGCCACTCGCCCCTCGAGAGCGCCTGGGCCGTCGCGTTCAGTTGTGACATCGGATGGCTGATCCAATACGCGGCAATGAGACCGGCACCCATAGCGATCATCATGGACAAGACGATAAGGAGTAGGGTAATTCGGTTGCTGTAATGAATTTGGTCCATGAAATCCGCTTCGGGAATCACGACGACGACAAGCCAATCGAGATCGTATTTGTCTTTTATCGGGGAGACTTGTAGGCAATGACGCTTGCCTTGAATTAAAAAATTCAGATGCTGGGTATCCGTAATCGAAAAATGTTCTCCGAACCGTACGGATAATGCCTTTGCGGCATAACGAACAATTGGGTTTTGGCTGTCAAGAGCATGGTGCCGTTTGAGTGCTATTTTTGTGTCCGTGCTGTCGAACGATTTTTGTGGTATGGATTCTGCGACCACCAGCCCGGAACGTTCCATGATAAATGCCTGCCCCGTTTTACCGATGCCGAGACGTCCCAAAAAGTCGTTGATGTGGGACAAGAAGAGATCCACCGCAACGACACCCAACAGTTGCTGCTGTTGGTCATAAACAGGATAGCTTGCCGTTGTGACCATGCCCTGCCCGGTGAAGAGAACGCAAATATCACTCCAAGCAGCCTCCCCTTTTTTAACCGCACCCGTATACCAGGGGCGCGTCCGCGCATCGAAGTCTGGGATCGCCAGTAATTCCCGGGTGGGGTTGCCTAAATTATCAATGGCAAACTTTCTGAAGGGGCCTTTCTTGAAGCCATCTGTTGAAATTACATATAGATCGCCTGCAGGATTTTCACGACCGGCATTGACCATCCCACCTGCGGTGTTGCCAAAATAGATGCTTGTCACCGAGCTGTATATTTTAATCTGATTCCAGAAGTTATGTTCCAATGCCGTGACATCGTAAAACTTAAGTTGGCGAATCATGCTGGCATTCAACTGATTGATACGATGGGCATTCGCTAAAAAAGCAGCCAAGTGATCCTGAATGCGGGAGGTAATTTCGTTGCGCAAATGCCGAGAGACTTCGTTGACTGCACGTTGTCCATTTATAAATGAGACATATCCGGTGACAGCAGTAGTAAAAAGGACCAGCAGAACAAATACCGCAATCAGTATCCATTGAATGGGATAGCGATTCAATGGCTTATTTGACAATGGGTCATGGTCATCATTCATTGTAAGGGGCCTTCTCTATCTCAACAAATTGAATTTAATTTGGATAACAAAATTTAAAACTGATTATAGGGCCTAGGTGAAGAACTCTCAATGGTCAAATGGGGTCGTCCATTAATGGGCGACCCCGGATCCAGAGGTTTTCGCCTACCGCCTCGATTTCCATTAATCGCATTAGCAGGAACGGGCCGGCATGGGCAAAAGCGGCGAGACCTATCTGGTGGGCCAGGATCAGCTGATGCGATCGGATTCCTATCTCGATCCGGAAAACCATTCGGTGGCTGCATCATTTCGCCATCCGGACAAAGGGAAGGTGGACACCGAAGCCTCCCGGGCTGCTTTGGAAGGCAGGACCGAAGAGCGGATCATCATCGACTATAACGGCAACCCGGTTCTTTCCGCTTATACGCCACTGGAATTCGAAGGCCTGAACTGGGCATTGCTGGCCGAAATCGACGAGGCCGAGGCGTTTGCCGCGGTCAAGGCCCTTCAATGGGTGGCCCTCATCGTCGGCGCTATCGGCATTGCAGCCATCGTTGGCGTCGCCTTGTTCGTGACTCGGGCCATCGTAGGGCCGGTGCAGGGGGTGGTTGCCAACCTCACTGATCTAGCCGAGGGCGAGGGGGATCTGACTACCCGTTTGCCAGTTGCCACAAAGGATGAAATTGGTGACTTGGCCCAACGCTTCAATGAATTTATGGGCAAACTGCACGCCATGATCAAGGATGTCACCACTGGCGTACAGACGTTGTCCTCCTCTTCACCGCTGTGGAAGAACAATCCATTTCCACCAAGGAGATCGCCGAAAACATAGCTCAAATTTCACAGGGTGTCGGCGAAGTTAATGAAAATGTTGCCCAGAGTTCAAGCGTTGCGGGTGAAATCACGCAATCGATCGGCGAGGTCAATCAGTCCGCTGGTGAAATGGCAAGCAGCAGTTCGCAGGTTCGCCTGAGTGCCGAAGACCTCTCCCAACTGGCCGAAAAGCTCAATATCATGGTGGGGCGGTTTAAAGTATAGACAACGGAGAATCAACCCCAATATTGCACAATATACTGCGTGAACAGCGTCATGATCATGGCCCTTATCGTTTATAATTCAAACCCATATCGAGCAAATTGCTCATCCGATGGGAGCGCCGTGATTCCAAGCAATTCACATGCTTCATTTTTTAAAAAAGAGGAGGGCGCTATGCGCTGGCTTTTGATCTGCCCCTCCTGCCACAAGATTTCTGACGTCGGGCTTAGGATCGGGAATTTTATTAGTTAAACGAAATTGCTTGTTCTTGCGCCCGTCTTCCGCGTTGCATCAACGGCCACATACTCCCGGTATGCAACCCTTGATGCGCCTTGAAGACGAACATAAGCCCGGCGCAATTACGTTCAATTCATTTCATCCCCAATCCTTAGCGTGTGAACCGGTTCATCCGCTCATCTGCGTGGTTCAGGCGAGGACCATCTCTTTGAAAGCAATGCCCAACCCGGACAGTTCGTCAAGAATGGGGTTGTAAATCTCGGGAACGATGGGGGCGATGACGCCGCGCTGGGTGATCTTTCCTTCTACAATCATGCGTGTGGCAATGGCCACGGGCAGGGAGACCGTGCGGGCCATGGCGCTGTCCCCATCCGGGATGCCGAA
This window harbors:
- a CDS encoding putative bifunctional diguanylate cyclase/phosphodiesterase — encoded protein: MISNNKPTYRLLVIDDNPSIHEDFRKILEKPLKSKSDLGELESALFGTEINTPAITQFEIDYASQGKEGVELVERALSEDRPYALAFVDGRMPPGWDGIETISHLWEKCPDLQVVLCTAYADYSWQEIQRELGESDSLLILKKPFDNVEVLQLAHALTRKWELNREIQGRLNQLAFFDNLTGLPNRVLFLDRLDQVLENARRYDHKSALLFIDMDNFKRINDTLGHGIGDDLLRTTAQRLTRCLRASDTVARTMENGIAARLGGDEFTVIMPVLENNEDATLVAQRIEEQLAIPMDLSGHRVTVTPSIGIAIFPKDGENAEALLKNADLAMYFAKRIGRNTFKFYHESMNASLLKRLTIENHLRQAIEKGEFTLHYQPQVELVSGQLSGMEALLRWHNSELGNVPPLEFISVAEENGLILPIGEWVLREACQQATIWIKQGLPLQRMAVNLSVKQLSQPDFIETVQHILIETGLEGHRLELEVTESLLESDPSRFIETLTALKDMNIRIAVDDFGNGYSNMSRMKEMPFDCLKIDRSFINNIGSGSMGRSIVSTIIAMAKTMEKRVIAEGVETTSQVDFLRIQQCHEGQGYLFSHPLSSKHAEDFLRQRQSLSNQRNGTDDVKPFS
- a CDS encoding histidine kinase dimerization/phosphoacceptor domain -containing protein, producing MNDDHDPLSNKPLNRYPIQWILIAVFVLLVLFTTAVTGYVSFINGQRAVNEVSRHLRNEITSRIQDHLAAFLANAHRINQLNASMIRQLKFYDVTALEHNFWNQIKIYSSVTSIYFGNTAGGMVNAGRENPAGDLYVISTDGFKKGPFRKFAIDNLGNPTRELLAIPDFDARTRPWYTGAVKKGEAAWSDICVLFTGQGMVTTASYPVYDQQQQLLGVVAVDLFLSHINDFLGRLGIGKTGQAFIMERSGLVVAESIPQKSFDSTDTKIALKRHHALDSQNPIVRYAAKALSVRFGEHFSITDTQHLNFLIQGKRHCLQVSPIKDKYDLDWLVVVVIPEADFMDQIHYSNRITLLLIVLSMMIAMGAGLIAAYWISHPMSQLNATAQALSRGEWHTQISDNSHLLEISELTKSFYNMTTQLQQSVIRLETEIVEHNNAEKALRSSEERLELVLKGANLGLWDWNIKTGKVIFNERWAEMIGYSLDEIEPNVSCWEKLMHPDDVDSVMDRLNDHLEGRTSHYQTEHRLRTKSGEWKWIFDSGKVFTRDEKGAPVRALGMHQDITDRKHTEQRLHRALKEKEILLQEIHHRVKNNLAIISSMLNLQAKQCTDPKVRTPLIESQTRVMAMASIHETLYQTKDFSVIEFENYIRKIVLNLMSLYATDADHISIRYSIKEIHLDIDQAICCGLIVNELVTNALKYAFPDRRKGTIFLSSELMAEDEIVVSVWDDGVGIPQGLEWKTPRTLGLRLILLMVEQLKGKWEIISEQGLKTVIRWKQK
- a CDS encoding HAMP domain-containing protein, producing MGKSGETYLVGQDQLMRSDSYLDPENHSVAASFRHPDKGKVDTEASRAALEGRTEERIIIDYNGNPVLSAYTPLEFEGLNWALLAEIDEAEAFAAVKALQWVALIVGAIGIAAIVGVALFVTRAIVGPVQGVVANLTDLAEGEGDLTTRLPVATKDEIGDLAQRFNEFMGKLHAMIKDVTTGVQTLSSSSPLWKNNPFPPRRSPKT